The stretch of DNA CTCGGGCATGTCCGCGCCGACGTCGAACTCGGCGTCGAGGGCGTAGATCTTCTCGAGCTCGAGCTTGCCGCCGCCCGCCATCGCGAGCGACTCGTCGAGCTTCCCGCGGCGGAGCAGCGTCTGGAAGATGCCGAGCGCGGGCGGCCACGTGCCGACGCAGACCGAGGCCCCCGCCTCCGCCAGCGCCTTGGCGATCGCGAAGCCGAACCCACCGTCGTCGGCGACCCCCGCCACGAACGCGCGCTTTCCCGTCAGGTCGATGCTCAGCATGCGCGCACCATCATCCGAACGCGGCGCGCGGTCAACGACGGTGGATTAACGCGGCGTTAGTTTGAGCTCAAACTAAATCGGCGGCCTTGCTCGTGGATTCTTGCCACGACGAACAGGTGCCTCCTTGCGATACATTCGAGCGGCCATGAAGAGCCTCCCCCGTCTCATCGTCGCGGCCGCCGCGATCGTCTGTGCTGCTCCCTCGGTCGCGCGCGCGGAGCTGCCGACCCTCACGCAGGCGATCGAGGCGGCGAAGACGCACGCGCTCGTCGTCGTCGAGGCCGAGGAGCAGGTGCACGTCGCGAACGCGCAGATGAAGGGCGCGCGGCTGAGCGCGATCGGCAACCCGTACATCGATCTCCAGGTCGACAAGGGCTTCGGCAACGGCGTGCAGCAGGAGCTCCAGGTCCTGACGTACTCGTACATCCCGATCGACGTCGCGGGGCAGCGCGGCAAGCGCGTCGACGAGGCGGAGCGGCTCATCGCGTGGCGCAAGATGGGGCTCACGAGCTCGGAGTGGATCGCCGCCGGCGAGGCGGCGGCCGCCTACGGTGAGCTCCTCGTCTCCTCGTCTCGCGTCGTCGAGGCGAAGGCGGGCGAGGCGACGGCGCGCGAGGAGGCGAAGTACTTCCAGGGGCGCTACGACGCGAAGGACACCACGCTCTACGAGAAGAGCATCGCGGAGGCGGAGGTCGCGCGCTGGGTGCAGTCGCGCGCGGAGGCGGAGCTGCGCGTGGCCTCGAGCCGTGCGCGCTTCGAGCAGGTCACCGGCATGCTCACCGACGGGAGCCCGCCCGCGCCGGCGAGCGTCCTCCTGCCGGCGCTGCGCGGCACGTGGGACGACGGCCAGATCGCGCGCGTCGTCGACAGGGCGCCGAGCATCTCGCGCCTCGCGGCGGAGAAGTCGTACTGGGACGCGTCGATCGAGCGGTACGAGCGCGAGAAGATCCCGCCGGTGTCGTTCGAGATCATCGCCGGTCGCGGCTCCGCGGGCGAGGCCCGCCTCGGCGGCGGCGCGGTGTTCACGTTCCCGGTCACGCGGCGCTACCAGGCGGAGATCGCGCGGGCCGAGAGCGGCCGAGAGCACGCGCATCGCCAGCTCGACCTCTATCGCGGGATCGTGGTCACGCGGCTGCGCGCCGCGCGCGACGCGATCGCAGCGGTCAACAGGGCGCTCGACGAGCTCGACAAGAACGGCATCCCCGCGCTCGAGCGGGCGGTCTCGACCTCGGTCGAAGCATTTCGGGCCGGCAAGATCGACCTCACCCGTGCGATGCTCGCCCGTCGTGATCTCGCGATCGCCCGCGCGCGCCGCCTCGACCTCCTCGAAGCGTCGTGGCGCGCCTACGCCGATCTCCTGATCTTCTCCGGCGAGCTCCCCTGATGATCCAACTCCCGTCTCTTCGCCACGCGCTCCTCCCGTTCCTCATCGGCGTCACCGCCGTCGGCTGCGACGCGTGCGGCGACAAGACGGGCGGGAAGACGCCGGTCCCTCCCGGCTCCGGGAGCACGGTCGGTCCCATGATCGTGGATCAGGACGGCGGCAAGGTGCAGGTGACGGCGACGATCACGGAGGAGCTCGCGGGCAAGGTCGGGGGGCCGCTCCCGAAGAGCGGGAAGATGAAGGCGGCGACGCCGATGGCGGTCCAGTGCAAGTCGGGCGCGCAGCCGGTGAGCCCCGGCATCTACGGCATCGCGTGGGCCGACGGCGACAAGGACCTCGGCGCGACGGAGCATCGCTGGGGCGGCAACACGACGACGCGCTACAACCCGAAGCTCGGGAACGCGTGGAGCACCGCGAACGACTGGTTCTTCGAGAACGTCGAGATCGACTCGTGGGAGAAGTTCGTCGACAAGGCCGCGCAGAAGGGCGGGCGCGCGGCGATCACGGTCCCGATCATGGGCTGGGTCGCGAAGGACACCGAGAGCTGCGCCTTCACGACGAAGGAGTTCCCGAAGCAGCAGAAGACCGATCCGAACCGCAAGCACTGCGGCAACGGCCTCAAGCCGGACGGCAAGACGAAGCTCGATCCGCCGAAGGACCCCTCGAAGTGGCAGACGAAGATCACGCCGGAGGACGTCGCGGCGTGGATCGCGAAGATCAAGGCGGCGGACGCGAAGCGCGGGAAGAAGGTCGTCTTCGAGTACATCCTCGACAACGAGCCGGCGCTCTGGGACTCGTCCCATCGCGACGTCCACCCCGAGCCGACGACGTACGACGAGCTCCTCGAGAAGACGATCGCGTTCGGCACCGCGGTGCGGAAGGCCGATCCCGAAGCGATCATCGCCGGCCCCGCGGAGTGGGGCTGGCCCGGCTACTTCTTCAGCGGCAAGGACGCGAAGGCGGGGTTCCCGCTCAAGCCGGATCGCCGCGCGCACGGGGACGAGCCGCTCCTCGCCTGGTACCTGAAGAAGCTCGCCGAGCACGAGAAGAAGACGGGGGTGAAGGTGCTCGACGTCCTCGACGTCCACATCTACCCGCAGGCCGACGGCGTGCAGTTCGGCGACGACGAGGGCGGCGACGGCGCGGGCAACACCGACAAGGCGACGAACGACCTCCGCTTCCGCACGACGCGCTCGCTCTGGGACCGCGAATACAAGGACGAGTCCTGGATCGACGACGCGGTCTACCTCATCCCGCGGATGAAGGACCTCATCGCCGCGAACTACCCCGGCCTCGGGTTCCAGATCGGCGAATACAACTTCGGCGCGGAGCAGCACGTCGCCGGCGCGGTGGCGCTCGCGGAGGTGCTCGGCCGATTTGCCCTCTACGGCGTCAGCCACGCTTACTACTGGACATATCCGAAGAAGCCAAAACCCGCCTATTGGGCATTTCGGGCATTCCGCAATTACGACGACGCCGGCGGGCGCTTCCAGGACAACGTCGTCGCCTCGAGCTCGCCGAGCGGGACGAGCCTCTACGCGAGCCGCGACGAGAGCGGCAAGAAGTGGGTCCTCGTCGCGCTCAACTTCAGCGCCGACCACCCCTTCGAGGCGACGATCAACCTCGACGGCTGCGCCACGCCGACGGCGGTGAAGGCCTATCGCTACGGCAACGGCGACGCCGCGATCGTGCCGGGCACCGCCACGATCGCGGGCGCGGGGCTCGAGGTGAAGCTCGCGCCTTACTCGATCAACGTCTTCGAGCTGACGTTGCCCTGATAGTTGTTGACTACATCGATCGCCTGCTCCATACCGGAGAGAGATGCGCGCGGTCGCTTACATCCGGACGGAGGGAGGCTCGCCGGCGGAGCAGCGCAGCGCGATCGAGTCGTGGGCGGCGCGTGAGGCCGCGCTCGTGCTCGCGTGGCAGATCGACGCCGGCGTCGGCGGCGCGACCCCGATCGCGGAGCGGCCGGGGCTCACCGCGGCGTACCGCGCGATCCGCGAGCACCGCGCCGGCGTCCTCGTCGCCGCGAACGCCGCGTGCTTCTCGCACGACGAGCTCGTCGCGTGGCTCATCGAGCGCGCGGCGCTGAGCGAAGGCGCGACGCTCGTCACCGCGGACGGATTGACGGCGGAGCCACGGGTGTCGCCCGCGCCGCGGTCCTACACGCGCGGCGCGGTCGATCTCGCGCGCGCGTACGATCGTGTCGTCGTGCGCGGCCGCATTCGCGCGACGCAGGCGGACAAACGCGCCCGCGGCGAGCGCATCGGGAACGTGCCGTACGGCTACCGCGTCGCCGCCGACGGCGTGCACACGGAGCCGGATCCGGCGGAGCAGGAGGTGCTCGCCACCGTGCGCCGCCTCGCGAGCGAGGGCCTCTCGCAGCGCGCGATCGTCCTTCACCTCGCCGCCGCGGGCGTCGCCGGCCGCACCGGCTCACCGCTCGGACAGACGCAGGTCTCGAAGCTCCTGCGTCGCTGAGCGCCACTGGTCGTAGGCGCGCTGGAGGTCGGTGACGAACGCGGTCGCGAGGTCGGCGTAGCCCTGGCGCGAGAGGTGGA from Labilithrix sp. encodes:
- a CDS encoding TolC family protein, which encodes MKSLPRLIVAAAAIVCAAPSVARAELPTLTQAIEAAKTHALVVVEAEEQVHVANAQMKGARLSAIGNPYIDLQVDKGFGNGVQQELQVLTYSYIPIDVAGQRGKRVDEAERLIAWRKMGLTSSEWIAAGEAAAAYGELLVSSSRVVEAKAGEATAREEAKYFQGRYDAKDTTLYEKSIAEAEVARWVQSRAEAELRVASSRARFEQVTGMLTDGSPPAPASVLLPALRGTWDDGQIARVVDRAPSISRLAAEKSYWDASIERYEREKIPPVSFEIIAGRGSAGEARLGGGAVFTFPVTRRYQAEIARAESGREHAHRQLDLYRGIVVTRLRAARDAIAAVNRALDELDKNGIPALERAVSTSVEAFRAGKIDLTRAMLARRDLAIARARRLDLLEASWRAYADLLIFSGELP
- a CDS encoding recombinase family protein, coding for MRAVAYIRTEGGSPAEQRSAIESWAAREAALVLAWQIDAGVGGATPIAERPGLTAAYRAIREHRAGVLVAANAACFSHDELVAWLIERAALSEGATLVTADGLTAEPRVSPAPRSYTRGAVDLARAYDRVVVRGRIRATQADKRARGERIGNVPYGYRVAADGVHTEPDPAEQEVLATVRRLASEGLSQRAIVLHLAAAGVAGRTGSPLGQTQVSKLLRR